One genomic segment of Balaenoptera musculus isolate JJ_BM4_2016_0621 chromosome 11, mBalMus1.pri.v3, whole genome shotgun sequence includes these proteins:
- the NRN1 gene encoding neuritin isoform X1: protein MATAARRPPGAAGFGRPETRSEDLAYLVQAVRAAGKCDAVFKGFSDCLLKLGDSMANYPQGLDDKTNIKTVCTYWEDFHSCTVTALTDCQEGAKDMWDKLRKESKNLNIQGSLFELCGSGNGAAGSLLPALPVLLVSLLAALATWLSF, encoded by the exons ATGGCCACGGCAGCGCGCCGGCCGCCTGGAGCCGCGGGGTTTGGCCGACCTGAGACCAGGAGCGAGGACCTCG CGTACCTGGTGCAGGCCGTGAGAGCAGCGGGCAAGTGCGATGCAGTCTTTAAGGGCTTTTCGGACTGTTTGCTCAAGCTGGGCGACAGCATGGCCAACTACCCGCAGGGCCTGGATGACAAGACCAACATCAAGACCGTGTGCAC ATACTGGGAGGATTTCCACAGCTGCACGGTCACAGCCCTTACGGATTGCCAGGAAGGGGCGAAAGATATGTGGGATAAActgagaaaagaatccaaaaatctCAACATCCAAGGCAGCTTATTCGAACTCTGCGGCAGCGGCAACGGGGCGGCGGGGTCCCTGCTCCCGGCGCTCCCCGTACTCCTGGTGTCTCTCTTGGCAGCTTTAGCGACCTGGCTTTCCTTCTGA